ACCCCTTCGAGCACGAGCCCGCTGACCCGCCCTGCGCCGACAGCGCTCCGCCGCACGCGACCGCTGAAGCCCACCGCACCGCAGCGTCAAGGAGGTCCCATGAGCACCCCTGTCTGGATCACCGCGACCCCTCCCGCCACCCACGGCGAACTGCACATCGGCCACCTCGCCGGGCCGTACGTCGCCGCCGACGTCCTCACCCGCTATCTGCGAGCCGAGGGCGAGGCCGTCCGGTTCACCACCGGTACCGCCGACCACGCCAGCTCCGTCGAGGTCCGGGCGCTGCGCCACCACCGCAAGCCCGAGGAGGTCGCCGAGGGCTACCGGGCCGCGATCACCGCGGACTGGCTGCGGTCGGGCGTGGAGTTCGACCACATCGTGCGTCCGCGCCGCGACAAGGGATACGGACGCTGGGTGCAGGACCTCTTCGGGCGCCTCTTCGCGCAGGGCGTCATCGCCCCGCGCACCCGCCTGCTGCCGTACTGCGAGCCGTGCGAGCGCTGGCTGCACGGGGCGCACGCCACCGGCACCTGCCCGCACTGCGGCGCGGTCAGCGACGGCGGCATGTGCCACGAGTGCGCACGGCCGAACGACGGCGGCGACCTCATCGGCGCCCGCTGCGCCCTCTGCGACACCCCGGCGGTGGCCCGCCGCTGCCGCCGGCTCTACGTGCCCCTGGAGCCGTTCCGGGAGACGCTCGCCGAGTACTGGGCGACGGCCGGGCTGCCGCCCAGGCTCGCCGCGCTGTGCGAGTCGCTCGTCGAGGACGGGCTGCCGGACATCGCGGTCGGCCACCCCGCCGAGTGGGGCCTCCAGGTGCCGGTCGAGGGCTTCCCCGACCACCGGATCGACGGCTGCTTCGAAGCCGCCGCGATGCACCTCTTCGGCTACGACGTGCAGGGCCCGCTGCCCCGCCGGGCGATCCACTTCTGCGGCTTCGGGCACGCCTTCTGCCACGCCGTGCTGCTGCCGGTGCTGCTCCTCGCGCAGGACATCAAGCTGCCGCAGGACTTCAACGTCAACGAGTCGTACGTCATCGAGGAGGGCGTCCAGGAGGGCAACGTCTGGGCGCTCGACCTGCTCACCGAGTACGGCTCCGACACCCTGCGCCGCCATGTCCTCCAGGCCCGCCCGCTGGGCCGCCGCACCGTCTTCCACCGGGAGCGGCTCGCCGCCGCCCGGCGCGAGCTGGACGAGAACTGGAACAGCTGGCTGTCCCGGCTCTTCGCCGCCGTACGGGAGGAGTGCGGCGGCCTCGCCCCGCAGGCGCTGCCCGGCGGCACCGGCTGGGAGATCCTGGAGCGGCGGCTGCACCGGGGCGTCGACGATCTGCGCGAGGCGTACGGCCCCGATGCCTTCGACCCGCGCCGGGCGGTCGCCGTCCTGGACGAGATGGTCCGCTCGGCCGCCGACTTCGGTCACGTCAACGCCCACGAACGCTGCCGGCCCAGCACGTCCTGCCGTCATCTCCCCGCACTCGCCGCCCAGCTGGCGGTGGCCTCGGCCCTGTCGGCGTGGGCGCGGCCGGTGATGCCGGAGGGCGCGGACCGGCTGGCGGCGGCGCTCCACGCGGCGCCGGGCCGTCCGGTCGACTGGCACGCCCTGACGGCGCCCCTCCCGGGGACCCGGCTGGCACCTCCGTCGGGTCCGGTCTTCGGGTTCTGACGTTTCGTCCGCTCTCTCACTACTAAGCAACTAAGTAACCCCGTAGATCCCCCACCCTGCCGCGTGACCGTGCGCGCGCGAGCGACGCGCAGGGGCACGTGGCTTCCCTCCCCTCAGGAGCCCCTCGTGTCCCTGCGCGTCGCCATGCTCAGCGTCCACACCTCCCCGCTCCACCAGCCCGGGACGGGGGACGCCGGCGGCATGAACGTCTACATGGTCGAGCTCTCCCGCGCCCTCGCCGAGCAGGGCGCGGAGGTCGATCTGTTCACCCGCTGCCGGGGCGAGGGCCTGCCCCCGCTCGTCGAGCTCGCCCCCGGGGTACGGGTCCGGCACCTCCACGCGGGGCCGCGCCAGGCGCTGCCCAAGGAGGCCATGCCCGATCTGGTGGTGCCGTTCTCGCTGGCCCTGCTCAAGGAGGAGCGGCGGTACGACCTGGTCCACTCGCACTACTGGCTCTCCGGGCAGGCGGGCCGGATCGCCTCGGTGGGCTGGCGGATCCCGCTGGTGCACACCGCCCACACCCTGGCCCGGGTGAAGAACGCCTCGCTGGCCGCGGGCGACACCCCCGAACCTGAGCTGCGGGTCAGGGGCGAGCACCAGGTGGCGGGTGCCGCGGACCGGCTGATCGCGAACACGGCGGACGAGGCGGAGGCGCTGCGGTCGCTCTACGGGGCGGCGGGGGAGCGGACCGAGGTGGTGCGTCCGGGGGTCGATCTGCGGACCTTCCACCCGGGGGACGGCCGGGCGGCGGCGCGGGCCCGGCTCGGGCTTCCGGCGGAGGCGTTCGTGCCGCTGTACGCGGGCCGCATACAGCCGTTGAAGGGCCCGGACGTGCTCGTGCGGGCGGTCGCCGAGCTGCTGAGGGAGGTCCCGGACCTGCGCCGCCGGCTCCTGGTGCCGGTGGTCGGCGGGCATTCGGGCGCGACCCGTGAGGGGTCGGCGTGGCAGCTCGCCGCGGAGCTGGGGGTGACGGATGTGCTGCGGTCCTGCCTTCCCGTGCCGCAGGCGCGGCTCGCGGACTGGTACCGGGCGGCGGACGTCCTGGTGGTGCCCTCGCGCAGCGAGTCGTTCGGTCTGGTGGCCCTGGAGGCGCAGGCCTGTGGGACTCCGGTGCTCGCGGCGGCGGTCGGCGGGCTGCCGACGGCGGTGTGGGACGGGGTGACGGGGATGCTGGTGCAGGGGCACGACCCGGCGGAGTACGCGCGCCGGCTGGGCTGGCTCGCGGCGCACCCGGAGGTGGTGGGGACGATGGGGGAGGCGGCGGTGCGGCATGCGCACGGGATGAGCTGGCGGGCGTCGGCCGCGCGCACCGTCGAGGTGTACCGGGGTGC
This sequence is a window from Streptomyces sp. NBC_00691. Protein-coding genes within it:
- the mshA gene encoding D-inositol-3-phosphate glycosyltransferase, with amino-acid sequence MLSVHTSPLHQPGTGDAGGMNVYMVELSRALAEQGAEVDLFTRCRGEGLPPLVELAPGVRVRHLHAGPRQALPKEAMPDLVVPFSLALLKEERRYDLVHSHYWLSGQAGRIASVGWRIPLVHTAHTLARVKNASLAAGDTPEPELRVRGEHQVAGAADRLIANTADEAEALRSLYGAAGERTEVVRPGVDLRTFHPGDGRAAARARLGLPAEAFVPLYAGRIQPLKGPDVLVRAVAELLREVPDLRRRLLVPVVGGHSGATREGSAWQLAAELGVTDVLRSCLPVPQARLADWYRAADVLVVPSRSESFGLVALEAQACGTPVLAAAVGGLPTAVWDGVTGMLVQGHDPAEYARRLGWLAAHPEVVGTMGEAAVRHAHGMSWRASAARTVEVYRGALAETPRPVFPGGERVVGQGRRHAPAPTAPLSWRNEKAVAQV
- a CDS encoding class I tRNA ligase family protein, coding for MSTPVWITATPPATHGELHIGHLAGPYVAADVLTRYLRAEGEAVRFTTGTADHASSVEVRALRHHRKPEEVAEGYRAAITADWLRSGVEFDHIVRPRRDKGYGRWVQDLFGRLFAQGVIAPRTRLLPYCEPCERWLHGAHATGTCPHCGAVSDGGMCHECARPNDGGDLIGARCALCDTPAVARRCRRLYVPLEPFRETLAEYWATAGLPPRLAALCESLVEDGLPDIAVGHPAEWGLQVPVEGFPDHRIDGCFEAAAMHLFGYDVQGPLPRRAIHFCGFGHAFCHAVLLPVLLLAQDIKLPQDFNVNESYVIEEGVQEGNVWALDLLTEYGSDTLRRHVLQARPLGRRTVFHRERLAAARRELDENWNSWLSRLFAAVREECGGLAPQALPGGTGWEILERRLHRGVDDLREAYGPDAFDPRRAVAVLDEMVRSAADFGHVNAHERCRPSTSCRHLPALAAQLAVASALSAWARPVMPEGADRLAAALHAAPGRPVDWHALTAPLPGTRLAPPSGPVFGF